A region of Catellicoccus marimammalium M35/04/3 DNA encodes the following proteins:
- the recU gene encoding Holliday junction resolvase RecU — MRYPSGITQPKRESTVKKQTIHYGRRGMRFEEMINQSNEYYLQHQLAVVHKKPTPIRLVKVDYPKRSAAKITEAYFTEASTTDYNGVYQGRYIDFEAKATKNKTNFPLKNFHEHQIQHMRACTKQGGICFVLLWFSEWKRCFLLDFEILDEFWQNQKNGRKSIPFSVIEEKGRECTIGGIPYVDYLAQINIKEA, encoded by the coding sequence AAGAGAGAATCGACGGTAAAAAAACAAACGATTCACTATGGCCGACGTGGAATGCGCTTTGAGGAAATGATTAATCAAAGTAATGAATATTATTTGCAACATCAGTTGGCTGTAGTTCATAAAAAACCAACTCCGATTCGCTTAGTCAAAGTGGATTATCCAAAAAGGAGTGCGGCAAAGATTACAGAAGCTTATTTTACGGAAGCTTCTACCACCGACTACAATGGAGTATATCAAGGAAGATATATCGACTTTGAAGCGAAAGCGACAAAAAACAAGACTAATTTCCCATTAAAAAATTTCCATGAGCACCAAATTCAACACATGCGTGCTTGCACAAAACAAGGGGGGATTTGTTTTGTTTTATTATGGTTTTCTGAATGGAAGCGTTGTTTTTTACTCGATTTTGAAATCTTAGATGAATTTTGGCAAAACCAAAAAAACGGTCGAAAATCAATTCCTTTTTCCGTCATTGAAGAAAAAGGGAGGGAATGTACCATTGGTGGTATTCCTTACGTCGACTATTTAGCACAAATTAATATCAAAGAAGCATAA